In one window of Tumebacillus algifaecis DNA:
- a CDS encoding ABC transporter permease subunit: MMVRFLQGLLVAVGILAGILLISNLDKGIDVISKDQIQIVLLPGGNIHNVINAFPGTAIVDEGAGYISVPAAKKEELERQIGRHKEVQLTLPVVTTPSFNFSRYGEALNVQIKSYLDGDFGVIAYKSRQKPIPITNSLAEMIKRSLSYLLPGLLIGVAVGFLAALLAVWKPKVGKVLDAGQGLLLSLPDFFVVVLLQFAAISVNKLVGSPVIIIMQFVKQTPLLIPMLAISLLPAALIYGTMRIAFEREWEEGYIKTAYSKGLSRPAVIFRHMMRNTMEDFLTIIPRAVSVALTSLVVVEVMANIFGLGGYAVNQSIGYVSSLATTCAILAAFALFVQGLFALLRSRVVVSTKEGA; encoded by the coding sequence ATGATGGTAAGGTTCTTACAGGGACTGCTGGTCGCAGTCGGCATCTTAGCCGGAATCCTGTTGATCAGCAATCTGGACAAAGGGATCGATGTGATCTCGAAAGACCAGATTCAGATCGTCCTGCTTCCAGGCGGAAACATTCACAATGTAATCAATGCCTTCCCGGGCACCGCAATCGTCGATGAAGGCGCCGGATATATCTCCGTGCCTGCTGCCAAAAAAGAAGAACTGGAGCGACAGATCGGCCGCCACAAAGAGGTGCAGCTCACACTGCCTGTGGTCACGACTCCCTCCTTCAATTTCTCTCGCTATGGGGAAGCGCTGAACGTACAGATCAAGTCCTATCTGGATGGAGATTTCGGTGTGATCGCATACAAGTCGCGACAAAAGCCGATCCCGATCACCAATTCGCTCGCCGAGATGATCAAACGCTCGCTGTCCTACCTGTTGCCAGGGCTGCTGATCGGCGTGGCCGTCGGCTTTTTGGCCGCATTGCTCGCCGTTTGGAAGCCGAAAGTGGGCAAGGTGCTCGACGCGGGACAAGGACTACTCTTGTCTCTTCCCGACTTTTTCGTCGTCGTGCTCCTGCAGTTTGCCGCGATTTCGGTCAATAAATTGGTCGGGTCGCCCGTGATCATCATCATGCAATTTGTCAAACAAACACCGCTGTTGATCCCGATGTTGGCGATCTCCCTCTTGCCAGCCGCCTTGATCTATGGAACCATGCGCATCGCCTTTGAACGCGAGTGGGAAGAAGGCTACATCAAAACGGCTTATTCGAAAGGGCTCTCGCGTCCCGCGGTCATCTTTCGGCACATGATGCGCAACACGATGGAAGATTTCCTGACGATCATCCCGCGGGCCGTCTCGGTGGCGCTGACTTCGCTTGTCGTCGTGGAAGTCATGGCCAACATCTTCGGTCTTGGTGGCTATGCGGTCAACCAAAGCATCGGTTACGTCTCGTCTCTGGCGACGACCTGCGCAATCCTCGCAGCTTTCGCGCTGTTCGTACAAGGGTTGTTCGCCTTGCTGCGCAGCCGCGTGGTCGTAAGCACGAAGGAGGGCGCGTAG